One part of the Francisella adeliensis genome encodes these proteins:
- a CDS encoding N(5)-(carboxyethyl)ornithine synthase: MNKLTFGVIGTSRKENEQRLPIHPDHISEIPKEIREQLIFESGYGKSMNISDEKIASQTGGIASRDEILKSIGNIILAKPVLQDLMDIKDESIVWGWSHCVQQKEITQIAIDKKLTLLAFEDMYSLQDDKKTPRHSFWQNNELAGYCAVLHALQLKATDGRYGEQKKILIIGFGAVSRGAIYALQGRGFKDITVCSRRTIADLQDVINGCKYVRVSEDLSENKKLINLISKSDIIVNGILQDPNNPTIFINKKNFAKIKPNSLIIDVSCDEEMGFYFSKPTSFKKPMFKVESIDYYGVDHTPSYLWESTSRCISETVLSYLPNVILKKESGAKSKTLENSINIKNGMIQNSKIISFQNREDTYPYKYI, from the coding sequence ATGAACAAATTAACATTTGGAGTCATCGGGACTTCAAGAAAAGAAAATGAACAAAGACTTCCCATTCACCCTGATCATATATCTGAAATACCTAAAGAAATTCGTGAGCAACTTATATTTGAAAGTGGTTATGGTAAATCTATGAATATTTCTGATGAGAAAATTGCTAGTCAAACTGGAGGTATTGCTTCGCGAGATGAAATATTAAAAAGTATTGGGAACATAATACTAGCTAAACCAGTATTACAAGACTTGATGGATATTAAAGATGAAAGTATTGTTTGGGGATGGTCACACTGTGTACAACAGAAAGAAATCACACAGATAGCTATCGACAAAAAATTAACATTATTAGCCTTTGAAGATATGTATTCATTGCAAGATGATAAAAAAACACCCCGCCATAGCTTCTGGCAAAACAATGAATTAGCTGGATACTGTGCTGTTTTGCATGCACTTCAATTAAAAGCTACAGACGGTAGATATGGAGAACAGAAAAAAATACTAATAATTGGCTTTGGGGCTGTTAGTCGTGGGGCCATATATGCTTTACAAGGTCGTGGCTTCAAGGATATAACCGTGTGCTCTCGCCGTACAATTGCAGATTTACAAGATGTAATAAATGGTTGCAAGTATGTTAGAGTTTCAGAAGATTTATCTGAAAATAAAAAGTTGATCAATCTAATTAGCAAATCTGACATTATCGTTAATGGAATATTACAAGACCCTAACAATCCAACGATATTTATCAATAAGAAAAATTTTGCAAAAATAAAACCCAATAGCCTAATAATTGATGTTAGCTGTGATGAAGAGATGGGATTTTATTTCTCTAAACCAACTAGCTTTAAAAAGCCGATGTTTAAAGTAGAGTCCATAGATTATTATGGTGTAGATCATACTCCTAGTTATCTTTGGGAAAGTACTTCAAGATGCATATCAGAAACTGTCTTGAGTTATCTTCCCAATGTGATTTTGAAGAAAGAAAGTGGTGCTAAGAGTAAAACATTAGAAAACTCTATCAATATTAAAAATGGCATGATTCAAAATAGTAAGATTATTTCATTTCAAAATAGAGAAGATACATATCCTTACAAATATATATAA
- a CDS encoding PhzF family phenazine biosynthesis protein, translated as MRELKFWQVDAFTQEPFKGNPAAVFILEEELDDDLMQLIAIEMNLSETAFILLRENKNPLLRWFTPMYEIDLCGHATIASSEVYFSHVDRDTDKVVFDTKYVGPIEVNKCDQAYTMSFPLREGEEVNVNSIPKYILDSLSSSKPIYAAKSRDLMLVYDNEDSILEMKPDFNKLLECDEFIIVTAKSSNSKYDFISRFFCAAEGILEDPVTGSAHSTLAPYWAKQLNKTNMLAYQASKRGGELRLEMKADHVNITGYAVKLIEGCMSL; from the coding sequence ATGAGGGAATTAAAATTTTGGCAGGTTGATGCATTTACTCAAGAACCTTTTAAAGGAAATCCAGCCGCAGTTTTTATATTAGAAGAAGAGCTTGATGATGACCTAATGCAACTAATAGCAATTGAAATGAATTTATCTGAAACGGCATTTATTCTCTTAAGAGAAAATAAAAACCCTTTGCTCAGATGGTTTACACCAATGTATGAGATTGACTTATGTGGACATGCTACTATTGCGAGTTCAGAAGTGTATTTTTCACATGTAGATAGAGATACAGATAAGGTTGTTTTTGATACCAAGTATGTTGGACCGATTGAAGTGAATAAGTGTGATCAAGCTTATACTATGAGCTTTCCTCTTCGTGAAGGTGAAGAAGTAAATGTAAATAGTATACCAAAATATATTTTAGACAGCTTATCCTCATCTAAGCCAATTTACGCTGCAAAATCACGAGACTTAATGTTAGTTTATGATAATGAAGATTCTATTTTAGAAATGAAACCTGATTTTAACAAACTGTTAGAATGTGACGAGTTTATAATTGTTACAGCAAAATCATCTAATTCAAAATATGATTTCATATCTAGATTTTTCTGTGCAGCTGAAGGTATTTTAGAAGACCCTGTAACAGGCTCTGCTCATTCAACTCTAGCACCATACTGGGCAAAACAACTTAATAAAACTAATATGTTGGCTTATCAAGCTTCAAAAAGAGGTGGGGAGTTGAGATTAGAGATGAAAGCAGACCATGTAAACATAACAGGGTATGCTGTGAAATTGATAGAAGGGTGTATGAGTTTATAA
- the katG gene encoding catalase/peroxidase HPI: MLKKIVIALGTSSLLFASSGIAGEKTNPTGETKAPSASQNTTPQLNLSPLRNLNTVDSPMGSDYSYREAFKKVNIDELKADMKELLTKSQDWWPADFGNYAPFFVRLSWHDAGTYRVSDGRGGANRGQQRFSPLNSWPDNVNLDKARQLLWPIKQKYGDAVSWSDLIVLAGTVSLESMGMEPIGFAFGREDDWQGDDTDWGVSPEVLSSNVKNGKLIKPFSATEMGLIYVNPEGPDGIPDKKKAGSAIRQAFSGMGMNDKETVALIAGGHAFGKTHGAVPKEDLQKDIGPAPDKAPIEQQGLGWHNSYGSGNADDTMGSGLEGSWTSTPTHWNSTFLDNLYNLDWKKTLSPAGAHQWTPTNSKESDMVPDAHKPGVKHKPMMFTTDLALREDPKFNKYAEEFHKNPKEFKKEFAKAWFKLTHRDMGPASRYMGSWVPKQTFAWQDPVPKADYKQVSKKDISQLEEMVAKSGLSRQQLIKTAWASASTYRKTDYRGGTNGARIALAPEKDWAMNEPKNLELVLTKLKEIQTKFNKSKTDGTKVSLADLIVLAGNMSVEEAANEAGFNIEIPFVPGRTDATQKQTDVKSINYLKTKSDGFVNYTDGSVSPNKLPQALVEKASMLDLNVPEMTVLVGGMRALDTNYKDSQDGVFTSKAGQLNNSFFVNLLDMSTKWEKSDKPGEYVGLSRKTGDARWTASSVDLIFGSNSELKAVAQVYAEKGNEQKFVNDFAKAWHKVMMNGRFDVQNNPTSKKTTYDNVII, from the coding sequence ATGCTTAAAAAAATTGTAATAGCTCTAGGAACTTCTAGTTTGTTGTTTGCTTCTAGTGGAATAGCAGGTGAAAAAACTAATCCAACAGGTGAAACTAAAGCACCATCAGCTAGCCAAAATACTACGCCGCAGCTGAATTTATCACCACTGCGTAATTTAAATACAGTTGATAGTCCTATGGGTAGTGACTATAGTTATCGTGAAGCGTTTAAAAAAGTTAATATTGATGAATTAAAAGCGGATATGAAAGAGCTTCTTACAAAGTCTCAAGACTGGTGGCCAGCAGATTTCGGTAATTATGCTCCTTTCTTTGTTAGACTATCATGGCATGACGCAGGGACTTATAGAGTATCTGATGGTCGTGGAGGAGCTAACCGTGGCCAACAAAGGTTCTCTCCATTAAACAGCTGGCCAGATAATGTAAACCTTGATAAAGCCCGTCAACTTTTATGGCCAATTAAACAAAAATACGGTGATGCTGTTTCATGGTCTGATTTGATTGTGCTAGCAGGTACGGTATCTTTAGAGTCTATGGGTATGGAGCCAATTGGTTTTGCATTTGGTAGAGAAGATGATTGGCAAGGTGATGATACTGATTGGGGTGTTTCTCCAGAAGTACTATCTAGTAATGTTAAAAATGGTAAGCTTATAAAACCTTTCTCCGCTACAGAAATGGGTTTAATTTATGTAAACCCAGAGGGCCCAGATGGTATCCCTGATAAGAAAAAAGCTGGTAGTGCAATCCGTCAAGCCTTTAGTGGTATGGGAATGAATGATAAGGAAACAGTTGCTTTGATAGCAGGTGGTCACGCATTTGGTAAAACTCATGGAGCAGTGCCAAAAGAAGATCTTCAGAAAGATATTGGTCCAGCACCTGATAAAGCCCCAATTGAACAGCAAGGATTAGGTTGGCATAATAGTTATGGTAGTGGTAACGCTGATGATACTATGGGTAGTGGTCTTGAAGGTTCATGGACATCTACACCAACTCACTGGAATTCAACTTTCTTAGATAACTTATATAATCTAGATTGGAAGAAAACATTATCTCCAGCAGGAGCTCATCAGTGGACTCCAACAAACTCAAAAGAGAGTGATATGGTTCCTGATGCACATAAGCCAGGTGTAAAACATAAACCTATGATGTTTACAACTGATTTGGCTCTTAGAGAAGATCCTAAGTTTAATAAATATGCTGAAGAGTTCCATAAAAACCCTAAAGAATTTAAGAAAGAATTTGCTAAAGCATGGTTCAAGCTGACTCATAGAGATATGGGACCAGCTTCAAGATATATGGGGTCATGGGTTCCTAAGCAAACATTTGCATGGCAAGATCCTGTACCTAAGGCTGATTATAAGCAAGTATCTAAAAAGGACATTTCACAGCTTGAAGAAATGGTTGCTAAATCTGGACTATCTAGACAACAACTTATTAAAACTGCTTGGGCTTCTGCGTCAACGTATCGTAAAACTGACTACAGAGGTGGTACTAACGGTGCAAGAATTGCATTAGCTCCAGAAAAAGATTGGGCTATGAATGAGCCAAAAAATCTTGAATTAGTATTGACTAAATTAAAAGAAATTCAAACTAAGTTTAACAAAAGTAAAACTGATGGAACTAAAGTTTCATTAGCAGACTTAATTGTTTTGGCTGGTAATATGAGTGTAGAAGAAGCGGCTAATGAAGCTGGCTTTAATATTGAGATTCCATTTGTACCAGGTAGAACAGATGCGACTCAAAAACAAACTGATGTTAAATCTATTAATTACTTAAAAACTAAATCAGATGGTTTTGTAAACTATACAGATGGTAGTGTAAGTCCAAACAAACTTCCACAAGCATTAGTTGAAAAAGCGAGTATGTTAGATTTAAATGTCCCAGAAATGACAGTTTTAGTTGGCGGTATGAGAGCATTAGATACTAACTATAAAGATTCTCAAGATGGTGTGTTTACATCAAAAGCAGGACAGCTTAACAACTCATTCTTTGTAAACTTACTTGATATGTCTACAAAGTGGGAAAAATCTGATAAACCAGGTGAGTATGTTGGTCTTAGTAGAAAAACTGGTGATGCTAGATGGACAGCTTCTTCTGTTGACTTAATCTTTGGATCTAACTCTGAACTTAAAGCTGTGGCTCAAGTTTATGCAGAAAAAGGCAATGAGCAGAAGTTTGTAAATGACTTTGCTAAGGCTTGGCATAAAGTTATGATGAACGGTAGATTTGATGTTCAAAACAATCCTACTTCTAAAAAAACAACTTATGATAATGTTATTATCTAA
- the rimO gene encoding 30S ribosomal protein S12 methylthiotransferase RimO, which produces MIKIPKIGFVSLGCPKNLVDSERIITKLKAEGYELCDSYNNADMVIVNTCGFLNSAIDESLEVIGEAIAKNGKVLVTGCLGNKADMIKEKHPKVLSITGPQDYENLIEAVHTHAPIFASDFVSLVPPQGIKLTPRHYSYLKISEGCNNTCTFCIIPDIRGKLKSRNIDNIMIEAEKLKNAGVKELLVISQDTSAYGVDIKYNPGIWHDKQYQSNILDLSTALGELDMWTRLHYVYPYPHVDKIVPLMAQGKILPYLDVPLQHSSPEVLKRMKRPAHTQKTLDRINKWRDICPDIAIRSTFIVGFPGETEADFEHLLDFARQAQLDRVGCFKYSEVEGAKANDFDDLISEEVKQQRLDTFMGLQSEISAKKLERFVGTEQQVIIDSINTDENYAIGRTKYDAPEVDGQVIIGDAKERRLKVGEFAIVEITESTEYDLIAD; this is translated from the coding sequence TGCTGACATGGTAATCGTAAACACTTGTGGGTTTCTTAACTCGGCAATAGATGAATCACTTGAAGTGATTGGTGAAGCGATTGCTAAAAACGGTAAAGTGCTTGTGACTGGATGTCTTGGCAATAAAGCAGACATGATAAAAGAGAAGCATCCTAAGGTTTTAAGCATTACAGGACCACAGGATTATGAAAATTTAATCGAAGCTGTACATACTCATGCTCCGATATTTGCTAGTGATTTTGTATCTTTAGTTCCACCACAGGGTATAAAGCTTACACCGAGACACTATTCTTATTTGAAAATATCTGAAGGTTGTAACAATACTTGTACTTTTTGCATTATTCCAGATATTCGCGGTAAATTAAAAAGCCGTAATATTGATAATATTATGATAGAGGCTGAGAAGCTTAAAAATGCAGGTGTAAAAGAGCTACTAGTAATTTCGCAAGATACTTCAGCGTATGGTGTTGACATAAAGTATAACCCTGGTATTTGGCATGATAAACAATACCAAAGCAATATATTGGATTTATCTACAGCATTGGGTGAGCTAGATATGTGGACAAGATTGCATTATGTATATCCATACCCTCATGTTGATAAAATTGTACCACTTATGGCTCAAGGTAAGATTTTACCGTATTTAGATGTACCATTACAGCACTCTAGCCCAGAAGTACTAAAAAGAATGAAGCGACCAGCTCATACACAAAAGACTCTTGATAGAATCAATAAGTGGCGTGATATATGTCCAGATATTGCTATTCGTAGTACATTTATAGTTGGTTTCCCAGGTGAGACAGAAGCAGATTTTGAGCATTTGCTAGATTTTGCTAGACAAGCACAGCTTGATAGAGTTGGCTGCTTTAAGTACTCTGAGGTTGAAGGTGCTAAAGCTAATGATTTTGATGATTTGATATCCGAAGAAGTTAAGCAGCAGCGATTAGATACTTTTATGGGTTTACAGTCTGAGATAAGTGCTAAGAAGCTTGAAAGATTTGTAGGCACTGAGCAGCAAGTTATAATTGATTCAATAAATACTGATGAAAACTACGCAATAGGTCGTACAAAATACGATGCTCCAGAAGTTGATGGTCAAGTAATAATCGGCGATGCAAAAGAGCGTAGATTGAAAGTTGGCGAGTTTGCTATCGTAGAAATCACAGAATCTACAGAATATGACTTAATTGCTGACTAA
- a CDS encoding DUF423 domain-containing protein: MTLIIGAIFGFISVAIGAYAEHGLKTHISSEHFDMLMTAIRYNQLYAILISIIGLISLTTHNITNSIFLKLSSILFILGTLMFSFSIYCFVIFNLSQALRLAPIGGTTLMLGWGCLIVMGMLTLQRKKH, encoded by the coding sequence ATGACTTTAATTATCGGAGCTATATTTGGCTTTATATCTGTAGCAATAGGTGCTTACGCTGAGCATGGATTAAAAACACATATTTCTAGTGAACACTTTGATATGCTAATGACAGCTATTCGTTATAATCAGCTTTATGCAATACTAATAAGTATTATAGGGCTAATTTCACTTACAACTCATAATATAACAAATAGCATTTTTCTTAAACTTAGCTCTATACTATTTATCCTGGGTACTTTGATGTTTAGTTTTAGTATATATTGCTTCGTAATATTTAACCTATCTCAAGCGTTAAGATTAGCTCCAATTGGAGGAACCACTCTTATGTTAGGATGGGGCTGTTTGATTGTAATGGGAATGCTAACACTCCAAAGGAAAAAGCATTAA
- a CDS encoding helix-turn-helix transcriptional regulator, producing MKLELKKYLDIAEAISKLLSPFAEVVIHDLSTNKIEAIFNSISKREVGDSSYLDHINLETYDELSNVIGPYEKLNYDGRKLKCIITVIRNSDDVAVGTLCINLDISVFDKYRGILQLFLTNNDKGMSQKSQSLFRDTLYEQINNFVQKYCLNHNLSIDNLTRLQKKNLILELKQNGALDGKNASHYIARALNVSRATVYNYLK from the coding sequence ATGAAATTGGAACTAAAAAAATACTTAGATATTGCAGAGGCTATAAGTAAACTTTTAAGTCCTTTCGCTGAAGTTGTAATACATGATTTATCAACTAATAAAATTGAAGCAATATTTAATTCTATATCTAAACGAGAAGTTGGAGACTCTTCATATTTAGATCATATTAATTTAGAGACATATGATGAGCTTTCAAATGTTATTGGTCCATATGAAAAGTTAAATTATGACGGAAGAAAACTAAAATGTATCATTACTGTAATTAGAAATAGTGATGATGTTGCAGTTGGTACGCTGTGCATAAACCTAGACATATCTGTATTTGATAAGTATAGAGGAATTTTACAGCTGTTTTTGACAAATAATGATAAAGGGATGTCTCAAAAATCTCAGAGTCTATTTAGAGATACTTTATATGAGCAAATCAATAATTTTGTTCAGAAATATTGTTTAAATCACAATTTGAGCATAGACAATCTGACAAGGCTTCAGAAAAAAAATCTAATATTAGAGCTTAAGCAAAATGGAGCTCTTGATGGAAAGAATGCTAGTCACTATATTGCTAGAGCTTTGAATGTGAGTAGAGCAACGGTCTATAACTATCTAAAATAA
- a CDS encoding sulfite exporter TauE/SafE family protein, whose translation MLIILGALIGFFASFVSTLLGGGAGLIATPAFFYIILHTYGADFAMQIALATCCGMSVCLSLVATYKHLRRGNIQIGELKYFLIALAIGSVIGGVLVKHIDTVLLKHIFSVILVLSGIWMILHNDSKIVKLPGTVAYPICSFCGVLSVLATSTTFATMFFIKIGVEIRKAISIASVCVVINSTIATFMLVYGIKVNIPQTFGYISLPLLLSSAPFSIIGSLLAVRYLGVISPVLLKRLFIVLMFVSAVIMAL comes from the coding sequence ATGTTAATTATACTAGGTGCCTTAATAGGCTTTTTTGCAAGCTTTGTATCCACTCTACTTGGTGGAGGTGCTGGACTTATTGCTACACCTGCTTTTTTTTACATAATATTGCATACTTATGGTGCAGACTTCGCGATGCAGATAGCTTTAGCAACTTGTTGTGGAATGTCTGTATGTCTTAGTTTGGTTGCTACATATAAACATTTACGGAGAGGCAATATTCAAATTGGAGAGTTAAAATATTTTTTGATTGCTTTAGCTATAGGCTCGGTAATTGGAGGTGTGTTGGTTAAGCATATTGATACAGTTCTTTTAAAACATATATTTTCAGTGATACTTGTATTAAGTGGAATCTGGATGATTCTACATAATGATAGTAAGATTGTTAAATTGCCTGGAACCGTAGCTTATCCAATTTGTAGCTTTTGTGGTGTTTTAAGTGTGCTTGCAACATCAACTACCTTTGCTACGATGTTTTTTATTAAAATAGGTGTAGAAATTAGGAAAGCTATATCAATTGCTAGTGTTTGTGTGGTAATAAATTCAACTATAGCAACTTTTATGCTAGTTTATGGTATAAAAGTAAATATTCCCCAAACATTTGGGTATATTAGCTTACCGTTGCTATTATCATCAGCACCTTTTTCTATTATCGGAAGTTTGCTTGCGGTGAGATATTTAGGTGTGATATCACCAGTGCTTCTTAAAAGATTGTTTATAGTTCTGATGTTTGTATCTGCTGTGATAATGGCTTTATAA